The following coding sequences are from one Xiphias gladius isolate SHS-SW01 ecotype Sanya breed wild chromosome 14, ASM1685928v1, whole genome shotgun sequence window:
- the hfm1 gene encoding probable ATP-dependent DNA helicase HFM1, which translates to MRTRSDEMLDSSDCSLTLDNLFFEKPVFHQVEPLHEEASPRHLEVPPSLSQIPATQDTQKEAESLSALYSFSQKPKKFIPPFKVSAAPTVLSTIDSYYSFNNDEKEIEETQGGMNISRCDGLWGGEGFRDYSKDACQSGRGGDEIPQASGHAAISRRCLSLGCSKSPPLWRSLFKVLNGGGDSSNKGVLSSSGSSSQTASRPQTFLSQVTMATVPPPLQPPRATVSQAAPPSPPEPPFSPPPLGSSAASGRPPQTHAEMPDKGTKRAFVPPMTPQPLCIQGSSGSEVLRPVSEIPSKFRSVFNEFPFFNYVQSKALDDVLYTGKNFVLCAPTGSGKTVLFELAIIRLLMETSEPWRDVKAVYLAPVKALCSQCLESWKKKFGPLGLSCKELTGDTEIDDFFEIQDSHIILTTPEKWDSMTRKWKDNCLLQLVKLFLIDEVHVVKDTTRGATLEVVVSRMKAVHTYRAAQNPDAGLSMRFVAVSATIPNISDIADWLSNESGPATYLDMDESHRPVKLRKVVLGFPCNPNQTEFKFDLSLNYKMANIIQTYSDQKPALVFCSTRKGAQQSAAVLAKDARFIMSIEHKQRLIKYANSILDLKLRDLVRLGVGYHHAGVDLSDRKFIEEAFTLGDLPVLFTTRTLAMGVNLPAHLVVIKSTMQYVAGSCEEYSEADLLQMIGRAGRPQFDTSATAVIMTKIQTRDKYMKLMNGMEIIESSLHSHLVEHLNAEIALQTISDVNMALDWIRSTFLYIRALKNPTHYGFSANIDRYGIEAKLQELCLKNLNSLSSIGLIDMDEDINIKPTEAGRVMARYCVAFDTMKQFCKVAGTENLSDLIELISKSREFSYIQLRMNEKRSLNTLNRDKNRITIRFPIEGKIKTSEMKVNCLIQAQLGSISVQEFGLTQDTARIFRNGMRISKCLSEFLSQRSKIGFSALLNSLILAKCFRSKLWENSPYVSKQLEKIGQTLSTAMVNAGLTTFGKIEEANARELELILNRHPPFGNQIRESVIHLPTYEVTLEQLPRYSCAAAEIVVKVNIKNQAKLLSRRTAPDHHFVSLVIGDSDNNVVFLQKLTDLVLLKCGSWSKKIEVPKASKGEEISVNLISSEYVGFDIQQKFNVYYSGARKFGTDNPCNVQCDPTGQRPRHLALKPQSTYQATPQGGNATSATDQGLGNKRKCNHFCKNKDLCGHDCCKVGVTVARKRSANQESGFSSYLKDLRSRFDTLAQTPVKRLKMKMSEESVSAKMQEFGYKPQERLPTVSWYGINHYGASVRPHIETADLTGEDCAQLTDIEHLDDFDSYNNNYAVDMHRMIKEHVQTPAASCAHHQSSSVRMNPGTIGWSQNPEQHLNQMNTTNSAPSARSTAVTNQGTNWETASSSQFPAVSFDLGNEWDNWGDFDDENLVHASETSFASGTTDAKPQIQQSIACNTPGSAATSVPLFLSPSQVKPCITTARTPVRSISPNVSPEIRKPGPSLVTVRPQNRITNDWNKKRSSILSEEIAVKTPGNAPKQMHVPPATRRFDFFSTMRVPANASCINSKEEEAFLGIFDGIF; encoded by the exons ATGCGTACAAGATCTGATGAGATGTTGGATTCCAGTGACTGCTCCTTGACCCTGGACAATCTGTTTTTTGAGAAACCTGTTTTCCACCAAGT AGAGCCACTGCACGAGGAGGCCAGTCCTCGGCATCTGGAAGTGCCTCCATCTCTTTCACAGATTCCAGCCACTCAGGATACGCAGAAGGAGGCAGAGTCACTCTCTGctctataca GTTTCTCACAGAAACCCAAGAAGTTCATCCCTCCTTTTAAAGTATCAGCTGCCCCGACAGTCTTATCAACAATTGACAGTTATTACAGTTTTAACAATGACGAGAAAGAGATTGAGGAGACACAGGGTGGCATGAACATCAGCAGATGTGATGGCCTCTGGGGAGGTGAAGGGTTCAGGGATTACTCTAAGGATGCCTGTCAGAGTGGCAGAGGTGGAGATGAAATCCCGCAGGCCTCTGGTCATGCGGCCATCAGCAGGAGGTGTTTGTCTCTGGGCTGCAGCAAAAGCCCACCTCTATGGAGAAG CTTGTTCAAGGTGTTGAACGGTGGAGGTGATTCGTCAAACAAAGGTGTCCTCAgtagcagcggcagcagcagccagacagCATCCAGACCTCAAACTTTTCTCAGTCAGGTTACCATGGCGACAgtgcctcctcctcttcagccGCCAAGGGCGACAGTTAGCCAGGCAGCTCCTCCTTCCCCCCCAGAGCCTCCCTTTTCACCCCCTCCTCTGGGCTCATCTGCAGCGAGTGGCCGACCCCCGCAGACACATGCAGAGATGCCGGACAAGGGCACAAAGAGAGCCTTCGTTCCGCCCATGACGCCTCAGCCACTCTGCATACAAG GTTCTTCTGGGTCTGAAGTTCTGCGACCTGTTTCTGAAATCC CATCTAAGTTCAGATCCGTATTCAATGAGTTCCCATTTTTCAACTACGTTCAGTCCAAAGCGCTAGATGAC GTTCTTTACACAGGTAAGAACTTTGTGTTATGTGCTCCTACTGGATCTGGCAAAACAGTCCTGTTTGAGCTGGCCATCATCCGCCTTCTAATGGAGACGTCAGAGCCCTGGAGAGACGTCAAAGCTGTCTATT TGGCCCCCGTCAAAGCTCTGTGCAGTCAGTGCCTTGAGAGCTGGAAGAAGAAGTTTGGTCCTCTGGGGCTGAGCTGTAAGGAGCTTACAGGCGATACAGAAATTGATGACTTCTTTGAGATTCAGGACTCCCACATCATCCTGACCACGCCT GAAAAATGGGACAGCATGACAAGAAAATGGAAGGATAACTGTCTGCTGCAGCTAGTCAAGCTCTTCCTTATTGATgag GTGCATGTGGTGAAAGATACAACCCGTGGTGCCACCTTGGAAGTGGTTGTGAGCAGGATGAAAGCAGTACACACTTACAGAGCAGCACAGAATCCAGACGCAGGCCTCTCTATGAGGTTTGTGGCTGTCTCAGCCACCATACCCAACATCTCTGAT ATAGCAGACTGGCTGTCTAATGAGagcggtccagccacatatcTGGATATGGATGAGAGCCATCGTCCAGTGAAGCTGAGGAAGGTGGTGCTGGGATTCCCTTGTAACCCAAACCAAACAGAGTTTAAGTTTGACCTGTCACTCAACTACAAGATGGCCAACATCATACAGACTTACTCTGACCAGAAGCCTGCTCTAGTG ttttgcTCTACCAGGAAAGGAGCCCAGCAGTCAGCTGCAGTTCTGGCCAAGGATGCTCGATTCATCATGAGCATTGAGCACAAGCAAAG GTTGATAAAATATGCAAACTCTATTCTGGATTTGAAACTGAGAG ATTTGGTGAGGTTAGGGGTTGGATACCACCATGCAGGAGTTGATTTGTCAGATAGGAAGTTTATAGAAGAGGCCTTCACTCTGGGAGACCTGCCTGTCCTCT TTACCACAAGGACTCTGGCCATGGGGGTGAACCTGCCAGCTCATCTGGTTGTGATCAAGTCCACTATGCAATATGTTGCTGGCTCCTGTGAAGAGTACAGCGAGGCTGACCTGCTGCAGATGATTGGCCGAGCTGGAAGACCACAG TTTGACACATCAGCGACTGCAGTTATCATGACCAAGATTCAAACCAGAGACAAGTATATGAAACTTATGAATGGGATGGAAATCATTGAGAGCAG CTTACACAGTCACCTGGTGGAGCACCTGAATGCTGAGATTGCTCTCCAAACCATCAGTGATGTCAACATGGCTCTGGACTGGATACGCTCCACCTTCCTCTACATCAGAGCCCTCAAGAACCCAACACACTATG GTTTCTCTGCCAACATAGACAGATATGGAATCGAAGCAAAATTACAAG AACTGTGTCTGAAGAACCTCAACTCACTGTCCTCCATTGGTCTGATCGACATGGATGAAGATATCAACATAAAACCAACAG aggCCGGCAGGGTGATGGCTAGGTACTGTGTTGCCTTTGATACCATGAAACAGTTCTGCAAAGTGGCTGGAACGGAGAACCTGTCTGACCTG ATCGAGCTGATCTCGAAGAGCAGAGAGTTCAGCTACATTCAGTTGAGAATGAATGAGAAGAGGTCCTTGAACACTTTGAACAGGGACAAGAACAGGATCACCATCAG GTTTCCCATTGAGGGAAAGATCAAAACCAGTGAGATGAAAGTTAACTG CTTGATTCAGGCTCAGCTAGGTTCCATCTCAGTTCAAGAGTTTGGACTTACACAGGACACAGCAAGGATCTTCAGGAATGGGATGCGTATCAGCAAAT GTCTGTCAGAGTTTCTGAGTCAGCGGTCCAAGATTggtttctctgctctgctcaacTCGCTGATCCTGGCTAAGTGCTTCAGGTCAAAGCTTTGGGAGAACTCGCCCTATGTTTCCAAACAGCTGGAGAAGATAG GCCAGACTCTGTCAACTGCCATGGTGAATGCTGGACTCACCACTTTTGGCAAAATAGAGGAAGCCAATGCCAGAGAGCTTGAGCTG ATTCTCAACAGACATCCACCATTTGGCAACCAAATAAGAGAATCTGTCATACACCTCCCAACGTATGAAGTTACTTTGGAGCAG CTTCCAAGGTATAGCTGTGCTGCAGCGGAGATTGTGGTGAAGGTGAACATAAAAAACCAAGCAAAGCTGCTGTCTAGGAGAACAGCTCCAGACCACCACTTTGTCTCTCTGGTCATCGGAGACTCTGACAACAATGTGGTCTTCCTACAGAAACTCac gGACTTAGTGCTGTTGAAGTGTGGTAGCTGGTCGAAGAAGATTGAGGTGCCGAAGGCCTCGAAAGGAGAGGAGATCAGTGTCAATCTCATCAGCTCAGAATATG TGGGCTTCGACATCCAGCAAAAGTTCAACGTGTACTACTCTGGAGCCAGGAAGTTTGGTACTGATAATCCTTGCAATGTACAGTGTGATCCTACTGGACAGAGACCACGACACTTGGCACTGAAACCACAGTCTACATATCAGGCTACACCTCAGGGGGGAAATGCCACATCTGCCACAGACCAAG gtttaggcaacaaaagaaAGTGCAACCACTTTTGCAAGAATAAAGATCTCTGTGGCCACGACTGCT GTAAAGTAGGTGTAACTGTAGCACGGAAGAGGTCAGCAAATCAAGAATCCGGCTTCTCTTCCTATTTGAAAGACCTGAGGAGCAGGTTTGACACACTGGCACAGACTCCTGTCAAACGGCTCAAG ATGAAAATGAGTGAGGAGTCTGTGTCTGCCAAAATGCAGGAGTTTGGTTACAAGCCCCAAGAGAGGCTTCCTACTGTTTCCTG GTATGGGATAAATCACTATGGAGCTTCAGTGAGACCTCACATTGAGACTGCGGATCTGACAGGAGAAGACTGCGCTCAACTCACAGACATAGAACATCTGGACGACTTTGACAGTT ATAATAACAACTACGCTGTCGACATGCACAGGATGATAAAAGAGCATGTCCAAACCCCTGCTGCTTCTTGTGCTCACCATCAAA GTTCCTCAGTGCGGATGAACCCAGGAACGATTGGTTGGAGTCAAAACCCTGAACAGCATCTAAACCAAATGAATACAACCAACTCCGCTCCCTCAGCGAGGTCCACTGCCGTAACGAACCAGGGCACTAACTGGGAAACTGCTTCATCCTCACAGTTCCCCGCAGTCAGCTTTGACCTCGGAAATGAATGGGACAACTGGGGTGACTTTGATGATGAGAACTTGGTGCATGCCAGCGAGACATCATTTGCCTCAGGCACAACTGATGCTAAACCTCAAATCCAGCAGTCTATTGCGTGCAACACGCCAG GCTCTGCTGCCACATCAGTACCACTATTTCTCAGTCCCTCACAAGTCAAACCCTGCATAACTACTGCTAGGACACCTGTGAG gtCGATTTCACCAAATGTAAGTCCTGAAATCAGAAAACCAGGACCCTCACTGGTCACAGTCAGACCACAGAATAGAATCACAAATGACTGGAATAAAAAG AGGTCAAGCATCCTCAGTGAAGAGATCGCAGTAAAAACACCAGGAAATGCCCCTAAACAGATGCATGTGCCCCCAGCAACCAGAAGGTTTGACTTCTTCTCAACAATGCGAGTTCCAGCCAACGCAAGCTG CATCAACAGCAAAGAGGAGGAAGCTTTCCTTGGGATATTTGATGGTATATTTTAG
- the znf644a gene encoding zinc finger protein 644a, whose amino-acid sequence MAAEMSCLTGVDEDDKDADPQINALSLLQEPVRMAQESASCTDSFGKPSLKQNSVLDVLSNTDMLSPVGLGNGPSSHQATQAHELNSISTEKEEEKSITQLKNVQEIDTSGIWGFDVESPENSLDNFSSASDLHWDPHKEFMQFLWENHGDSPGEEPKDEVPPTSSQRRRKRKMDMVVMVDPSEDLYPDLSQKSSEELSDAEGPVDSIPVRKVRKSRKFPKSQSSPTGKVSKYPNGTVKAIKEILYNSPARNAHGNSISHGLSPLKGRLTINSHSEEKPSCYPCSKCKLIFKKEHHLHRHMKSHVDPPNISPKPFICRECGQSFRQSGSLIEHMSIHQEKRARLNEDIKGVNDKKKEDKNVKLFCPQCPFGTNCPNTFVQHAKTHEKDKRKFRCDKCSFRTLSENDLRRHNIMQHTVITVRKQIQNDSETFSCNICSYRAFSKNVFENHILRRHQQTFEEYEATQRSDKNAQPSKEQHVPTCKSPVEDAEFMSKISIKNQISSKRACSPSESSDISELFKNSKIKRGLKSHFTESKLDKSINVLLSRQRHGKKTAEQKKGSNNCSTSIQDSKSDRDGSDQMPGSLTVKVEDSALSPNGHGVPSSAAENDLKSISEPKLNADHSTVKKSPSKRKMSTPYRNTSDQDSCFILPKPLPSPKKVNQEEEVADFEKDIFQFKDTDSHANSFDNGIKKEKQNIIYTYSRRMSMRGALQASKRLFEKIKTEEQEQNDTEIKEECIETEVFQETFDSHQIPLRESFADDLSEMESDRKSCPYCPAVFESGVGLSNHVRGHLHRVGLSYNARHVVPPEQVASQDRRPRIRRKISAFRRLKKALQLQDSDSETVKSIHSCPLCGDSFDNRTGQSNHIRGHLKKLGKSFATKNKSPLFLLRELMRDKKEFQRALQILGKRRNHFQYGASPKLSNADRFTPTPIGIPKNNSVPRVCTDAKPLASTFSLAEMESEKRQLETKLDVKNTLSGTTALIGILKRRKCQEDARLKGSSQMSRNMLTISSSSEHSSGSRVAASLPNSISEKGEFNRKVCIHCNATFHSGVSLSNHLRAYAKRKRTALLEGTTFDCKARRQRSRPGSKKKTLPLPQTPEEMYRLTCRFCDLVFQGPLSVQEDWIKHLQRHIMNTSVPHTGLGMVEVTSLPTDPPTLKTDQDSSLTATHAAS is encoded by the exons ATGGCAGCTGAAATGTCATGTCTGACAGGTGTTGATGAAGATGACAAAGATGCAGATCCTCAGATCAATGCCCTCTCGCTCCTGCAAGAGCCAGTGAGAATGGCTCAAGAATCAGCCTCTTGCACCGATTCTTTCGGCAAGCCTTCTCTGAAACAAAATAGTGTCCTAGATGTTCTGTCTAATACAGATATGTTGTCTCCAGTTGGCCTGGGAAATGGACCTTCTTCGCATCAGGCTACACAAGCCCATGAACTCAATAGCATCtccacagagaaagaggaggaaaagagcaTCACCCAACTAAAAAATGTGCAGGAAATTGACACTTCAGGAATTTGGGGTTTTGATGTAGAGTCACCTGAGAACTCATTGGATAATTTTAGTAGTGCCAGTGACCTTCATTGGGACCCTCACAAAGAGTTTATGCAGTTTCTGTGGGAGAACCATGGTGATTCTCCTGGTGAGGAGCCTAAAGATGAAGTTCCTCCTACTAGCAGCCAAAGGAGAAGGAAACGGAAAATGGACATGGTTGTCATGGTGGATCCCTCAGAAGACCTTTACCCTGATCTGAGCCAGAAGTCATCTGAGGAATTGTCTGATGCTGAAGGCCCAGTAGACTCCATTCCTGTCAGAAAAGTCAGAAAGTCAAGGAAGTTCCCCAAGTCACAGTCGTCACCAACAGGGAAAGTTTCCAAGTATCCCAATGGAACTGTAAAGGCCATCAAGGAAATTCTTTACAATTCCCCTGCAAGAAATGCACATGGGAACAGTATAAGTCATGGGCTTTCACCATTGAAGGGGAGGCTCACAATAAATTCTCATTCAGAGGAGAAGCCATCATGCTACCCTTGCTCAAAATGTAAGCTCATTTTCAAGAAAGAGCATCATTTGCATCGTCATATGAAGTCTCATGTTGACCCTCCGAATATTTCGCCAAAGCCTTTTATATGCCGTGAATGTGGACAGTCTTTCAGACAAAGTGGTTCACTTATTGAGCACATGTCCATCCACCAGGAGAAGAGAGCAAGACTCAATGAAGACATCAAAGGCGTGAATGATAAGAAGAAAGAGGATAAAAACGTGAAGCTTTTCTGCCCTCAGTGCCCATTTGGAACAAACTGCCCAAACACATTTGTTCAACATGCGAAAACACATGAGAAGGACAAGAGGAAGTTCAGATGTGACAAATGTAGCTTCAGGACTCTGAGTGAGAATGATCTTAGGAGACATAACATTATGCAGCACACTGTTATTACTGTTAGAAAGCAGATCCAAAATGACTCTGAAACCTTCTCCTGCAACATTTGTTCTTATAGAGCTTTTAGCAAAAACGTATTTGAGAATCACATTCTGCGGCGCCATCAACAAACTTTTGAGGAATACGAAGCTACACAGCGTAGTGACAAAAATGCACAACCATCTAAGGAGCAGCATGTGCCTACTTGTAAAAGTCCCGTAGAAGATGCAGAGTTTATGTCTAAAATCTCTATAAAAAATCAGATCTCTTCTAAAAGAGCTTGTTCACCTAGCGAGTCCAGTGACATTTCAGAATTATTCAAAAATAGCAAGATTAAGAGAGGGCTCAAGTCTCATTTTACAGAATCAAAGCTCGACAAATCCATTAATGTTCTCCTGTCCAGACAAAGACATGGAAAGAAGACTGCTGAACAGAAGAAGGGAAGCAATAATTGCAGCACATCCATTCAGGATTCCAAAAGTGACAGAGATGGCTCTGATCAGATGCCAGGATCGTTGACTGTCAAGGTTGAAGATTCAGCCTTATCCCCAAATGGCCATGGTGTACCCTCCAGTGCAGCTGAAAATGATCTCAAAAGCATCAGTGAACCCAAGTTGAACGCAGACCATTCAACAGTCAAAAAGTCACCATCTAAACGGAAGATGTCCACCCCATATCGCAACACTTCTGACCAAGACTCATGCTTCATTTTACCAAAACCATTGCCAAGTCCCAAGAAAGTAaaccaagaagaagaagtggcAGActttgaaaaagacattttccagTTTAAGGATACAGATTCCCATGCAAACTCTTTTGACAATGgtatcaagaaagaaaaacaaaacatcatttatACCTATAGCAGAAGAATGTCCATGAGGGGTGCTCTGCAGGCGTCTAAAAGGctgtttgagaaaataaagactgaagAGCAAGAACAGAATGACACCGAAATCAAAGAAGAATGCATAGAAACAGAAGTCTTTCAAGAAACCTTTGACTCCCACCAAATACCACTGAGGGAATCCTTCGCAGATGATTTATCAGAGATGGAATCAGACCGCAAGAGCTGTCCATACTGTCCCGCAGTCTTTGAGTCAGGTGTTGGATTGTCCAATCATGTCAGAGGGCATCTTCATAGGGTCGGACTGAGCTACAATGCACGCCATGTAGTGCCTCCTGAGCAGGTGGCTTCTCAAGACAGGAGGCCACGAATTCGACGGAAGATTTCAGCATTCAGGAGATTGAAAAAAG cgTTACAGCTACAGGATTCAGATTCTGAGACTGTGAAGAGTATTCACTCCTGCCCATTATGTGGGGATTCATTTGACAACAGGACTGGGCAGTCCAACCACATACGAGGCCACCTCAAAAAGCTTGGTAAAAGCTTTGCAACAAAGAACAAATCCCCGTTATTTTTACTCCGGGAGTTGATGCGCGACAAGAAGGAGTTCCAGCGGGCACTTCAAATTCTGGGAAAGAGACGGAACCATTTCCAATATGGTGCTTCACCAAAGCTGTCCAATGCTGATCGTTTCACGCCAACCCCCATTGGAATCCCAAAAAATAATTCTGTTCCAAGAGTTTGCACTGATGCCAAACCACTCGCGTCCACGTTTTCTTTAGCTGAAATGGAATCTGAAAAAAGACAACTAGAGACAAAGTTGGATGTTAAAAATACACTCTCAGGCACAACTGCCTTGATAGGAATtctgaagaggaggaagtgtCAGGAAGACGCCAGACTAAAGGGGTCCTCTCAGATGTCAAGAAACATGTTAACTATTTCTTCAAGCAGTGAGCACAGTTCAGGATCAAGAGTTGCAGCTTCACTGCCAAACTCAATATCCG AGAAAGGAGAATTCAACAGGAAGGTGTGCATCCATTGCAATGCTACTTTCCACAGTGGAGTTAGCTTGTCCAATCACCTCCGGGCATATGCAAAACGAAAAAGGACTGCCTTACTTGAGGGAACCA CATTTGACTGTAAAGCAAGGAGGCAGCGCTCAAGGCCTGGCTCAAAGAAGAAGACACTGCCCTTACCACAAACTCCAGAGGAAATGTACAGACTCACCTGCAG GTTCTGTGACCTCGTCTTCCAGGGTCCCTTGTCGGTCCAGGAGGACTGGATTAAACATTTACAGAGACACATTATGAACACTAGTGTCCCTCACACTGGGTTAGGCATGGTAGAGGTCACCTCGCTGCCCACGGACCCCCCAACCCTCAAGACTGACCAAGACAGCTCTCTGACAGCCACACATGCTGCCTCATGA